The following coding sequences lie in one Megalodesulfovibrio gigas DSM 1382 = ATCC 19364 genomic window:
- a CDS encoding glutamine synthetase family protein has translation MDNIPVFNCKNADDVLKAVKENNISFVQFWFVDILGMLKSFQITPNELEAAFEEGMGFDGSSILGFTRIEESDMVAWPDPTTFQIVSWRPSDRPVARVFCDIKTPDGKPYEADSRYVLKRILEKAAAKGYTYYVGPELEFFLFASPKCPEILDQGGYFDAPPLDLANDVRRDIIFNLQAMGIAVEYSHHEVAPSQHEIDLRYKEALAMADTAVTYRVVVKEVARKHGCYATFMPKPLFGENGSGMHVHQSLFKNGRNAFFDAGAEFNLSGDCKAYIAGLLNHAPELVCVTNQWVNSYKRLVPGYEAPVYIAWANRNRSALIRVPMYKPGKEAATRIELRCPDPAANPYLCFAVMLAAGLKGIEDGYTLPNPVEENIFHMQEDDLSKHGITSLPGSLYEAAMNLKHSQLMKEVLGDHLHTQLVANKMKEWDAYRTHVSEFEIDKYLPIL, from the coding sequence ATGGACAACATCCCCGTGTTCAACTGCAAAAATGCGGATGACGTGCTCAAGGCCGTCAAGGAAAACAACATCAGCTTCGTGCAATTCTGGTTCGTGGACATCCTGGGGATGCTCAAGAGTTTCCAGATCACGCCCAACGAGCTGGAAGCCGCCTTCGAGGAAGGCATGGGCTTTGACGGTTCCTCCATCCTGGGCTTCACCCGCATTGAGGAATCGGACATGGTGGCCTGGCCGGACCCCACCACCTTCCAGATTGTGTCCTGGCGGCCGTCCGACCGGCCTGTGGCCCGCGTGTTCTGCGACATCAAAACTCCCGACGGCAAGCCCTACGAGGCAGACAGCCGCTATGTGCTCAAGCGCATCCTGGAGAAGGCCGCAGCCAAGGGCTACACCTATTACGTGGGGCCCGAGCTGGAATTCTTCCTCTTTGCCTCGCCCAAGTGCCCGGAAATTCTGGATCAGGGCGGCTACTTCGATGCCCCGCCCCTGGACCTGGCCAACGATGTGCGGCGCGACATCATTTTCAATCTGCAAGCCATGGGCATTGCAGTGGAATACTCTCACCACGAAGTCGCACCCTCGCAGCATGAAATCGACCTGCGCTACAAGGAAGCCCTGGCCATGGCCGACACGGCCGTGACCTATCGCGTGGTGGTCAAGGAAGTGGCCAGAAAACACGGCTGCTACGCCACCTTCATGCCCAAGCCCCTGTTTGGCGAAAACGGCTCGGGCATGCATGTGCATCAGAGCCTGTTCAAAAACGGGCGCAACGCCTTCTTCGACGCCGGCGCGGAATTCAATCTCTCCGGGGACTGCAAGGCCTACATCGCCGGCCTGCTGAACCATGCGCCGGAACTGGTCTGCGTGACCAACCAGTGGGTCAACAGCTACAAGCGTCTGGTGCCGGGCTACGAAGCCCCGGTGTACATCGCCTGGGCCAACCGCAACCGCTCGGCCCTCATCCGCGTGCCCATGTACAAGCCCGGCAAGGAAGCCGCCACGCGCATCGAACTGCGCTGCCCGGACCCGGCCGCCAACCCGTACCTGTGCTTCGCCGTCATGCTGGCCGCAGGGCTCAAGGGCATCGAGGACGGTTACACCCTACCCAACCCCGTGGAAGAAAACATCTTCCACATGCAGGAAGACGACCTCTCCAAGCACGGCATTACCAGCCTGCCCGGCTCCCTGTACGAGGCAGCCATGAACCTCAAGCATTCCCAATTGATGAAGGAAGTCTTGGGCGACCACCTGCACACCCAGCTGGTTGCCAACAAAATGAAGGAATGGGACGCCTACCGTACCCACGTGTCGGAATTCGAGATCGACAAGTACCTGCCCATTCTGTAA
- a CDS encoding transglycosylase SLT domain-containing protein encodes MKVLVGVTPELVDRDTAKLHPLFREAVQALLEWCKSEKLPFALFEGFRSPARQAWLHAQGRTRPGAVVTNARAWESFHQYGLAADIVLKTDAGWSWAASGAAADSWKRMRAQAQALGLEVLSWEMPHVQWKDSMAELKAGSYPPQGDASWAVNLTWHIQQWTGSPPAPVPPATDQDRPPLANAADLLEVEEGLTCGKADCHSMFGGRSWRYDVNGVYLCADGSPAEPLRTPGRLVTIPAIMALYGEYILEASKKYQICPQLILMTIATESAAARNQGFTGPTTFRWEPHVEVSIGGQIDTGDYSAGPMQTLASTARWVITAMKLPYDAHAIAPHIQEQPATAPQALPLYDPRVNIDIGTAEIKIRWDKTGSDPILVAAAYNAGGLYESDKNPWRLRSSGDHLDRAAKWFGDACHFLNNWP; translated from the coding sequence ATGAAAGTGCTCGTTGGTGTTACGCCTGAACTTGTTGATCGGGACACTGCCAAACTTCATCCATTGTTTCGCGAGGCCGTGCAGGCATTGCTGGAGTGGTGCAAGAGCGAGAAACTCCCCTTTGCCTTGTTCGAGGGGTTCCGTTCGCCGGCGCGGCAAGCCTGGCTGCATGCCCAAGGCCGGACGCGGCCCGGTGCCGTGGTGACCAATGCCCGGGCCTGGGAATCCTTTCATCAGTATGGGCTTGCCGCAGACATTGTGCTCAAGACGGATGCCGGCTGGAGCTGGGCTGCCAGCGGCGCGGCGGCGGATTCGTGGAAGCGCATGCGAGCCCAAGCGCAGGCCCTGGGGCTGGAGGTGCTTAGCTGGGAAATGCCCCATGTGCAGTGGAAGGACTCCATGGCCGAGCTCAAAGCCGGCAGCTATCCGCCGCAAGGCGATGCTTCTTGGGCCGTGAACCTGACTTGGCACATCCAACAATGGACCGGATCTCCTCCCGCCCCTGTGCCGCCTGCCACCGACCAGGATAGGCCTCCCCTGGCCAATGCGGCGGATTTGCTGGAAGTCGAAGAAGGCCTGACGTGCGGCAAGGCGGATTGCCATAGCATGTTCGGCGGCAGATCCTGGCGTTATGATGTCAACGGCGTGTATCTGTGCGCGGATGGCTCCCCGGCTGAGCCGCTGCGCACCCCGGGCAGGCTGGTCACCATCCCGGCCATCATGGCGCTGTACGGCGAGTACATTCTTGAGGCCTCGAAGAAATACCAGATCTGTCCTCAGCTTATCCTCATGACCATTGCCACGGAAAGCGCGGCAGCTCGCAACCAGGGATTTACTGGTCCAACAACATTTCGCTGGGAGCCCCATGTCGAGGTGAGCATCGGCGGGCAGATCGACACTGGCGACTACAGCGCCGGCCCGATGCAGACCCTGGCCAGTACCGCCCGATGGGTCATTACGGCCATGAAGCTGCCGTACGATGCCCATGCCATCGCCCCACACATCCAGGAACAACCGGCCACCGCTCCCCAGGCGCTGCCCCTGTATGATCCGCGGGTGAACATCGATATCGGCACCGCGGAAATCAAGATTCGTTGGGACAAGACAGGGAGCGATCCCATTCTGGTGGCCGCCGCGTACAACGCCGGGGGCCTTTACGAATCGGACAAAAACCCCTGGCGGCTGCGCAGCTCCGGAGATCATCTGGACAGAGCGGCCAAGTGGTTCGGCGACGCCTGTCACTTTTTGAATAACTGGCCGTAA
- a CDS encoding leucyl aminopeptidase family protein has translation MDISFTPLQARHPGDVHVAFVAQSEEDRRSPDRLLGKETLCALLPWLSGHAAWDDCSGEALSTTVLYGPAEGERPVDRVVLVGLGDTAACKDTWSCLALARKAMGAALTRCRELRAGTVRLHLPALEPLAALADVDLPVLVEELVAGALGGLYAYTALKSKPKDQGPMPDLRLAADDPLPGPGSPLHKALSRGLAGGAGLWLARDLVNTPANLATPAYLEDTARTLAAEYGFGLDVYTAGEVLELGMGAFAAVFQANPDHARLLVLDTHGGRKPAGQSHAAPLVLVGKGVTFDTGGISLKPALNMEQMKGDMAGAAAILGCLKALGELKASQRVVAIIPATDNMPGPLAVRPGDVVKTLAGKTVEIINTDAEGRLLLCDALAYAGRFQPEAIIDVATLTGAAVVALGDHVAAIYGNRPLLAAAIQRLAMPVGDLLWPMPLWDFYFEELKSDVADMKNVGTRMGGSVNAALFLKQFVPDGVPWVHLDIAGPAFKTKAAPDCPAGGTGFATRTLLHLVLEWKRLRIAG, from the coding sequence ATGGATATTTCCTTCACCCCGCTTCAGGCCCGGCACCCGGGCGATGTGCATGTGGCGTTTGTCGCCCAGTCGGAAGAGGATCGGCGCTCGCCGGATCGGCTGCTTGGCAAGGAGACGCTGTGTGCGCTGCTGCCCTGGCTGTCAGGGCATGCCGCCTGGGACGATTGTTCCGGGGAGGCGTTGTCCACCACGGTGCTGTATGGCCCTGCGGAGGGGGAGCGGCCAGTGGATCGGGTGGTCCTGGTCGGCTTGGGCGACACCGCCGCCTGCAAGGACACCTGGTCCTGCCTGGCCCTGGCGCGCAAGGCCATGGGCGCGGCCCTGACCCGATGCCGGGAGCTGCGCGCGGGCACCGTGCGCCTGCATCTGCCGGCCCTGGAGCCCCTGGCCGCCCTGGCTGACGTGGATCTGCCCGTCCTGGTGGAGGAGCTGGTGGCCGGCGCCCTGGGCGGGCTGTATGCATACACGGCCCTCAAATCCAAGCCCAAGGACCAGGGACCCATGCCGGACCTGCGGCTGGCAGCGGATGATCCCCTGCCCGGTCCCGGAAGTCCGCTGCACAAGGCGTTGTCCCGGGGCTTGGCCGGTGGGGCCGGGCTCTGGCTGGCCCGGGATCTGGTGAACACGCCGGCCAATCTGGCCACGCCGGCCTATCTGGAAGACACCGCCCGCACCCTGGCCGCGGAATATGGCTTCGGCCTGGATGTGTACACCGCCGGCGAGGTGCTGGAGCTGGGCATGGGCGCATTCGCCGCCGTGTTCCAGGCCAACCCCGACCATGCCCGGCTGCTGGTGCTGGATACGCACGGCGGGCGCAAGCCTGCGGGACAGTCCCACGCCGCGCCCCTGGTGCTGGTGGGCAAGGGCGTGACTTTCGACACCGGCGGCATCTCCCTCAAGCCGGCGCTGAACATGGAGCAGATGAAGGGCGACATGGCCGGCGCGGCCGCCATCCTGGGTTGCCTCAAGGCCCTGGGCGAGCTCAAGGCGTCCCAGCGTGTGGTGGCCATCATCCCGGCCACGGACAACATGCCCGGCCCCCTGGCCGTGCGGCCCGGCGATGTGGTCAAGACCCTGGCCGGCAAAACGGTGGAGATCATCAACACCGACGCCGAAGGCCGGCTGCTCCTCTGCGATGCCCTGGCCTACGCCGGCCGCTTCCAGCCCGAGGCAATCATCGACGTGGCCACCCTCACCGGCGCGGCCGTGGTGGCCCTGGGGGATCACGTGGCCGCCATTTACGGCAACCGCCCCCTGCTGGCCGCGGCCATCCAGCGGCTGGCCATGCCCGTGGGGGATTTGCTGTGGCCCATGCCCCTGTGGGACTTTTATTTCGAGGAACTCAAGAGCGACGTGGCAGACATGAAGAACGTGGGCACGCGCATGGGCGGCTCGGTGAACGCGGCGCTGTTCCTCAAGCAGTTTGTGCCCGACGGGGTGCCGTGGGTCCATCTGGACATTGCCGGCCCGGCCTTCAAGACCAAGGCCGCGCCCGATTGCCCCGCCGGCGGCACGGGTTTCGCCACCCGCACGCTCCTGCATCTGGTGCTGGAGTGGAAGCGGCTGCGCATCGCGGGATGA
- a CDS encoding tautomerase family protein: MPFVQISMLEGTSAEYRKTLGDIVHQAMVETINIPPLDRFQTIREFSRENFLCTPEYLGIQYSEQFMIIHITLNEGRSLEMKQALYKTVAERVSAALGISPADIMIGLTEVKKENWSFGNGIAQYA, translated from the coding sequence ATGCCCTTTGTCCAGATTTCCATGTTGGAAGGCACCTCTGCCGAGTACCGCAAGACCCTCGGCGACATCGTCCATCAGGCCATGGTGGAGACCATCAACATCCCGCCCCTGGACCGCTTCCAGACCATCCGCGAGTTCTCCAGGGAAAACTTCCTGTGCACCCCGGAATATCTGGGCATCCAGTACAGCGAACAGTTCATGATCATCCACATCACCCTCAATGAAGGCCGCAGCCTGGAAATGAAGCAGGCCTTGTACAAAACCGTGGCCGAACGCGTGAGCGCCGCCCTGGGCATCTCGCCCGCGGACATCATGATCGGCCTGACCGAAGTGAAGAAGGAAAACTGGTCCTTCGGCAACGGCATCGCCCAGTACGCCTGA